A stretch of Deltaproteobacteria bacterium DNA encodes these proteins:
- a CDS encoding cytochrome c, with product MSDKRSRRTLWWGLGLMILGIAGVCLYGAGSRHMASFSGWGAGGVYDKGSYSSAGERIYYLGIDGEGQRIRFRGGPHWLRMMGGSCVNCHGPDGKGGLPVMMGTHIPGDIRYSSLISGKHHGEADDGEEAAYTDEGIKKAIRDGIEPSGESMDRTMPRWNISDEDMNDLLEYLKVLG from the coding sequence ATGAGCGATAAAAGATCCCGCCGGACCCTGTGGTGGGGCCTCGGCCTGATGATCCTGGGAATCGCCGGGGTCTGTCTGTACGGCGCCGGGAGCAGGCATATGGCTTCCTTCTCAGGATGGGGGGCCGGGGGGGTCTATGACAAGGGGTCATACTCGTCTGCCGGGGAGCGCATCTACTATCTCGGAATCGACGGCGAGGGACAGAGAATCCGGTTCCGGGGAGGGCCCCACTGGCTCCGCATGATGGGGGGGTCCTGCGTCAACTGCCATGGTCCGGACGGCAAGGGCGGCCTGCCGGTGATGATGGGGACGCACATCCCGGGCGACATCCGGTATTCCTCGCTTATTTCAGGCAAGCATCACGGTGAGGCAGACGACGGAGAAGAGGCCGCATACACCGATGAGGGGATCAAAAAGGCTATTCGCGATGGCATCGAGCCCTCGGGAGAGTCCATGGACCGGACCATGCCCAGGTGGAACATATCGGATGAAGACATGAACGATCTGCTGGAGTATCTTAAAGTACTGGGTTGA
- a CDS encoding SHOCT domain-containing protein: MMGGWGNHGYGMWGAGGMIMMIFFWAVIIVGAVLIFRYFTAGRGGIAAGQGGGSMARDRNPMEILRERYAKGEIDTEEFEQRKRTLEGEG, translated from the coding sequence ATGATGGGAGGATGGGGCAATCATGGCTACGGAATGTGGGGGGCGGGAGGTATGATCATGATGATCTTTTTCTGGGCCGTCATTATCGTGGGGGCCGTACTTATCTTCCGTTATTTCACCGCGGGACGCGGAGGCATCGCCGCCGGGCAGGGTGGCGGATCCATGGCCCGTGATCGGAATCCCATGGAGATCCTCAGGGAGCGGTACGCGAAGGGCGAGATCGACACCGAGGAGTTCGAGCAGAGGAAGCGCACCCTGGAGGGGGAAGGATGA
- a CDS encoding copper-translocating P-type ATPase: MVADFKGRFKICLALTVPVLALSPMVQSFLGIEGRIVFPGDSLVLFVLASVVYFFGGWPFLKGLFTEVAARRPGMMTLIAVAISAAYGYSAAVVFGLPGKVFFWELVTLIDIMLLGHWIEMRSVMGASRALEELVRLLPSEAHLVADDGSVSDVPVDTLVKGDRFVVKPGEKVPTDGTVVEGSTTVNESMLTGESVPVGKKAGDGVVGGAINNEGSITVAVEKVGEETFLAQVVTMVRNAQETRSRSQDLANRAAFWLTVIALSVGSLTLIVWLLLGQDFAYAMERMVTVMVITCPHALGLAVPLVVAVSTSLAASSGLLLRDRAAFERSRLIDAVVFDKTGTLTEGLFGVRGIIPSENITGEEILRLAASVESLSEHPIAQGVVAEASTREIIVPPAVDFYAVKGKGATATVEGRKIMVASPGYLRERGLHFDEEPLAEHYSEGRTVVFVLEGDTILGAIALGDVIRPASVEAVERLHAMGIKCVMLTGDHSKVAAAVSKTLGLDEYFAEVLPDQKAATIRKLMEDGQKVAMIGDGVNDAPALATADLGIAIGAGTDVAVETADVVLVRSDPRDVAAIFELARATYRKMVQNLAWATGYNIFAIPLAAGVLAGKGIVLSPAMGALLMSLSTVVVAINARTLKMR; encoded by the coding sequence ATGGTGGCCGATTTCAAGGGGCGCTTCAAGATCTGCCTCGCCCTGACGGTCCCTGTCCTCGCCCTGTCTCCCATGGTCCAGTCGTTCCTCGGGATCGAGGGACGGATCGTTTTCCCCGGCGATTCCCTGGTCCTGTTCGTGCTTGCCTCAGTGGTTTATTTTTTCGGCGGGTGGCCGTTCCTTAAGGGTCTGTTCACTGAAGTCGCCGCCCGCCGGCCGGGAATGATGACCCTTATCGCCGTGGCCATATCGGCGGCGTACGGCTACAGCGCCGCGGTGGTTTTCGGCCTTCCCGGAAAGGTGTTTTTCTGGGAACTGGTTACCCTAATCGACATCATGCTGCTCGGTCACTGGATCGAGATGCGGTCCGTCATGGGCGCGTCCCGCGCCCTGGAGGAGCTGGTGCGGCTCCTGCCCTCCGAAGCCCACCTCGTCGCGGATGACGGATCCGTCAGTGACGTCCCGGTCGACACCCTGGTCAAGGGGGACCGATTCGTGGTCAAGCCTGGTGAGAAAGTCCCCACGGATGGCACTGTGGTGGAGGGAAGTACCACGGTGAACGAATCCATGCTTACCGGTGAATCGGTGCCGGTAGGAAAGAAGGCGGGCGACGGAGTGGTGGGCGGTGCCATCAACAACGAGGGTTCCATCACCGTGGCTGTGGAAAAAGTGGGCGAGGAAACCTTTCTCGCCCAGGTGGTGACGATGGTCCGGAATGCCCAGGAGACGAGGTCGCGCAGCCAGGATCTGGCCAACCGTGCCGCCTTCTGGCTCACCGTCATTGCCCTGAGTGTTGGATCGCTGACCCTGATCGTGTGGCTGCTCCTGGGCCAGGACTTCGCATACGCGATGGAGCGCATGGTTACCGTCATGGTCATAACGTGTCCTCACGCTCTCGGTCTCGCCGTCCCTCTTGTTGTGGCCGTGTCCACTTCCCTCGCGGCGTCCAGCGGTCTGCTGCTGCGCGACCGGGCCGCCTTCGAGAGGTCCCGGCTCATCGACGCCGTTGTTTTCGATAAAACCGGGACTCTCACCGAAGGTCTTTTCGGGGTCCGGGGGATCATTCCATCCGAGAACATAACCGGGGAAGAGATCCTGCGTCTCGCGGCATCGGTGGAAAGCCTGTCAGAGCACCCCATTGCTCAGGGAGTTGTCGCCGAGGCCTCCACCCGTGAGATCATAGTCCCCCCGGCCGTTGATTTTTACGCAGTCAAGGGGAAGGGAGCAACGGCCACGGTGGAAGGGCGGAAGATCATGGTGGCAAGCCCGGGCTACCTGCGGGAAAGGGGCCTTCATTTTGACGAAGAACCCCTCGCTGAGCACTATTCAGAAGGCCGGACGGTGGTCTTCGTGCTGGAGGGGGACACCATCCTGGGCGCCATTGCCCTGGGCGACGTTATAAGACCCGCGTCCGTGGAAGCTGTGGAGCGACTTCACGCCATGGGGATCAAGTGCGTGATGCTCACGGGAGACCACAGTAAGGTGGCTGCCGCCGTTTCCAAGACCTTGGGTCTTGATGAGTATTTTGCGGAAGTCCTTCCCGACCAGAAGGCGGCCACGATCAGGAAGCTCATGGAAGATGGACAGAAAGTCGCCATGATCGGGGACGGCGTCAACGACGCGCCGGCCCTGGCAACGGCCGATCTGGGAATTGCCATCGGTGCGGGCACCGACGTTGCTGTGGAGACGGCCGACGTCGTCCTGGTCCGCAGTGATCCCCGCGACGTGGCGGCTATCTTCGAATTGGCGAGGGCCACATACCGCAAGATGGTCCAGAACCTGGCCTGGGCGACGGGCTACAACATCTTCGCCATCCCGCTGGCGGCAGGAGTGCTTGCCGGCAAGGGCATTGTCCTCAGCCCGGCCATGGGGGCCCTTCTCATGTCGCTGAGCACTGTTGTCGTGGCGATCAATGCGCGGACGCTCAAGATGCGGTAA
- a CDS encoding FAD-dependent oxidoreductase has protein sequence MKKDPICKMDIDERTALTTECDNKIFYFCSEGCRDKFLAERVCELPRTSYDLIIIGGGPAGLTAAVYADTLKIDAFLLAKDLGGQAIDSTKVENYMGFDFITGPELTEKFQRQLLHSHYIDHLIAEADKIETVQGGFNVTTSELKIYFAKTLIISTGMTRRKLDVPGEEEFQRKGLFYGNIQDFSFVTGEDVAIIGGGNSAVQIVEKVRTVVKNINLISDCKLSADPSLVARICRFENLNMYEGYKVVDFKGESALSGLTIRKIAGEETLYLPAGGVFIAIGLQPNSHLVSDIVELNENGEITIGPDCSTSCPGLFAAGDVTDAFGKRIIIASGEGAKAALAARRHLLNLRKTAD, from the coding sequence GTGAAAAAAGATCCCATATGCAAGATGGATATCGACGAAAGAACTGCTCTTACAACAGAATGTGACAACAAGATCTTTTATTTCTGCTCCGAAGGCTGCAGGGACAAATTCCTGGCGGAGAGGGTATGTGAACTCCCCCGCACTTCCTACGATCTCATTATTATCGGCGGCGGACCCGCCGGGCTCACGGCGGCTGTCTATGCGGACACGCTTAAAATTGATGCCTTCCTGCTGGCTAAAGATCTCGGCGGTCAGGCCATAGACAGCACGAAAGTAGAGAACTACATGGGTTTCGACTTCATCACGGGACCTGAACTGACTGAAAAGTTTCAGCGCCAGTTGCTCCACTCACACTATATAGACCACCTGATCGCTGAAGCGGATAAGATCGAAACCGTCCAGGGTGGTTTCAACGTTACTACATCGGAGCTTAAGATCTATTTTGCAAAAACCCTGATCATTTCAACCGGTATGACGAGGAGAAAACTGGATGTTCCCGGTGAGGAGGAGTTCCAGAGAAAAGGACTCTTTTACGGCAATATCCAGGATTTTTCCTTTGTGACAGGGGAAGATGTCGCTATCATCGGGGGGGGTAATTCGGCCGTGCAGATCGTTGAGAAAGTGCGAACCGTCGTCAAAAATATAAATCTCATCTCCGACTGCAAACTAAGTGCTGATCCGTCGCTTGTGGCTCGTATATGCAGATTCGAGAACCTCAACATGTACGAAGGATACAAAGTAGTTGATTTTAAGGGCGAGAGTGCATTGTCCGGTTTGACGATCAGAAAGATAGCCGGGGAGGAGACGTTATACCTGCCGGCCGGGGGCGTATTCATTGCCATCGGCTTGCAGCCTAACTCCCATCTGGTTTCGGATATTGTCGAACTCAACGAAAACGGGGAGATCACCATCGGCCCCGATTGCTCAACGTCCTGTCCCGGGCTCTTTGCGGCCGGGGACGTTACCGACGCTTTCGGAAAGAGGATTATCATAGCTTCGGGAGAAGGTGCGAAGGCAGCTTTGGCTGCAAGGCGGCACCTTCTGAATCTCAGGAAGACAGCGGATTGA
- a CDS encoding NAD(P)/FAD-dependent oxidoreductase — MNTVKIIGAGPAGLVAAIVLRRHGIPVTIFEKSPDVGHRLSGDFQGLENWSSNVDVTETLKNMGVEINFLCEPYFGGVIHSRGMEPVVIKSEKPSFYLVKRGPMSGTLDTGLKEQAQALGTEILFEHGMDHLSGPAIVGIGPKGADVIAMGITFDTSMEDTAVVVLDDDIAPKGYAYLLVNGGYGTMATVLYRNYRRSEEYFDNMMRFFNTKMDADVRNERKFGGFGNFFLRDTQVRNGKLYIGETAGFQDCLWGFGMRYSIASGCLAARSLIEKTSYDALWKNELAPMLETSLINRFLYEKLGHAGYRYLTRKLAKGDSNTFLMHHYNRSRIKHLLLPKARKNYVNRVKDESCNHLNCTCIWCRCERPTKTL; from the coding sequence ATGAACACGGTGAAAATAATCGGCGCTGGTCCAGCGGGACTCGTCGCCGCCATCGTCCTGCGCCGTCACGGTATCCCGGTGACGATTTTTGAGAAGTCCCCGGATGTCGGCCACAGGTTGAGCGGTGATTTTCAGGGGCTCGAAAACTGGAGCTCGAATGTCGACGTCACCGAAACGCTGAAAAATATGGGTGTCGAAATAAACTTTCTCTGCGAACCCTATTTTGGAGGAGTCATCCATTCCCGTGGGATGGAGCCTGTTGTCATAAAGTCGGAAAAACCCAGTTTCTACCTCGTTAAAAGGGGACCCATGTCCGGCACCCTCGACACGGGCCTGAAGGAACAGGCCCAGGCGCTGGGCACAGAGATTCTGTTCGAACACGGCATGGATCACCTTTCGGGGCCGGCCATAGTGGGAATCGGCCCGAAGGGGGCCGATGTGATCGCCATGGGCATCACCTTTGACACATCCATGGAAGACACGGCGGTCGTGGTCCTTGATGATGATATCGCTCCCAAAGGTTACGCTTACCTTCTTGTAAACGGGGGCTATGGGACCATGGCCACTGTCCTTTACCGAAATTATCGAAGGAGCGAGGAGTACTTTGATAACATGATGCGTTTTTTTAACACGAAAATGGATGCCGACGTCAGAAACGAGAGGAAGTTCGGGGGCTTCGGTAACTTTTTCCTGCGGGACACGCAGGTTCGCAACGGCAAGCTTTATATCGGTGAGACAGCTGGGTTTCAGGATTGTCTGTGGGGGTTCGGGATGAGGTATTCGATCGCATCAGGCTGTCTTGCCGCCAGGAGCCTCATAGAGAAAACCAGCTACGACGCCCTGTGGAAAAATGAACTGGCACCCATGCTCGAGACCTCTCTCATAAACAGGTTCCTGTATGAGAAGCTCGGCCATGCGGGTTACAGGTACCTGACGAGGAAGCTCGCCAAAGGTGATTCCAACACATTCCTGATGCACCATTACAACCGCTCCCGTATAAAGCACCTGCTTCTTCCCAAAGCCAGGAAAAACTATGTCAACAGGGTCAAGGACGAGAGCTGCAACCACCTGAACTGCACGTGCATCTGGTGCAGATGCGAACGTCCCACCAAAACATTATGA
- the cadA gene encoding cadmium-translocating P-type ATPase, with amino-acid sequence MVVDPICGMEVDESTALSGEKDGKTWYFCSPGCRDKFLTPDSGAGSPESGVQGPEEENGAPELEAGVSVEAREIPLPEKSDAEAPAEKTVTMGITGMHCASCASTIEKALSKLDGMSEANVNFAAESAMVRFDPAAVSYQDLEKAIVDAGYTPHIREARAGHLDLKVVGMDNPHCLGTVQGVLNSLRGILSKELFINERAKIDFDPAVISREEIFQTIRDAGYTPLEETEETLDREKEARDREIKILKLKFIFSAVLGLPLVTLTMGPLVGIPVPHMPARWESILQFLLATPILFVNYQFYTRGILSVIKTRMATMDTLVALGTGAAWIYSTAVLVAIWSGKPGYSAENLYFEVAGLLIVFILMGKWLEAIAKGKTSEAIRSLMGLQAKTALVVRDGREMEIPVEEVHTGDEVLVKPGQKIPVDGIIIDGYSAVDESMLTGESIPVEKTVGDEVVGATMNRTGSFRFRATKVGKDTALAQIINLVEEAQGSKAPIQALADLISAYFVPGVVVIALVAFGIWMLAGQSFIFALTVFIAVLIIACPCALGLATPTAVMVGTGLGAKNGVLIKSAEALQIAHKIDTVVFDKTGTLTKGEPELTDVGTFGDWDSDLLLQLAASVEKNSEHPLGEAIVNGALAKGLELTPPEDFISITGKGVEGTVNSRKVVIGNRAYFTEAGLDLKDADEAMTGLEEQGKTSMIVGVDNDVAGILAVADTLKEHSAAAVGALQKMGKEVVMITGDNRRTAKAIAAQVGINRVLSEVLPQDKSAEVKKLQDDGLKVAMVGDGINDAPALIQADIGIAIGSGTDVAIESGDIVLIKDDIRDVVMAMDLSSFAMRKIKQNLFWAFIYNALGLPIAAGILYPFTGFLLSPIIAGAAMAFSSVSVVTNSLLMRRYRRRI; translated from the coding sequence ATGGTGGTTGATCCGATATGCGGCATGGAGGTGGATGAGAGCACAGCCCTTTCCGGGGAGAAGGACGGTAAGACCTGGTACTTCTGCAGCCCCGGGTGCAGGGACAAATTCCTGACTCCGGATTCCGGAGCCGGAAGTCCGGAGTCGGGAGTCCAGGGTCCAGAGGAAGAGAATGGTGCTCCGGAACTCGAGGCGGGGGTCTCAGTTGAAGCCCGTGAAATACCTTTGCCGGAGAAAAGTGATGCGGAGGCACCCGCCGAAAAGACGGTCACCATGGGAATAACCGGCATGCACTGCGCATCGTGCGCGTCGACCATCGAAAAGGCTCTGTCGAAGCTTGACGGCATGTCGGAAGCAAACGTCAACTTCGCGGCCGAATCGGCGATGGTCCGATTCGACCCCGCCGCCGTCTCTTACCAGGACCTTGAAAAGGCCATCGTGGACGCAGGCTATACACCCCATATAAGAGAGGCGCGCGCCGGGCACCTTGACCTGAAGGTCGTAGGAATGGACAACCCCCACTGCCTTGGAACGGTTCAGGGCGTCCTGAACAGCTTGCGGGGGATCCTATCCAAGGAACTTTTCATCAACGAGAGGGCCAAGATCGACTTCGATCCTGCCGTTATCAGCAGGGAAGAGATCTTCCAGACGATACGGGACGCGGGATACACACCCCTGGAGGAGACGGAAGAGACCCTGGACCGGGAGAAGGAGGCGAGGGACCGGGAGATCAAGATCCTCAAGCTCAAGTTCATCTTCTCGGCTGTCCTGGGCCTGCCTCTCGTCACCCTCACCATGGGGCCCCTGGTGGGCATACCGGTGCCCCACATGCCGGCCAGGTGGGAGTCCATCCTGCAGTTCCTCCTGGCCACTCCCATACTGTTCGTCAACTACCAGTTCTACACGAGGGGTATTCTCTCGGTTATCAAGACCCGGATGGCAACCATGGACACACTGGTGGCCCTTGGTACCGGCGCCGCCTGGATCTACAGTACGGCGGTACTGGTCGCCATCTGGTCCGGGAAGCCCGGCTACTCGGCAGAGAATCTTTATTTTGAGGTCGCCGGGCTTCTTATTGTCTTCATACTGATGGGTAAGTGGCTTGAGGCCATAGCCAAGGGAAAGACCTCCGAAGCGATCAGGTCGCTGATGGGGCTCCAGGCCAAAACCGCCCTCGTCGTGCGAGACGGCCGGGAGATGGAGATCCCGGTTGAGGAGGTGCACACGGGCGATGAAGTGTTGGTCAAACCGGGACAGAAGATCCCCGTGGACGGAATCATCATTGACGGGTATTCGGCCGTGGACGAGTCGATGCTCACGGGTGAGAGTATCCCGGTGGAAAAAACCGTGGGCGACGAGGTCGTCGGGGCCACCATGAACAGGACCGGCTCCTTCAGATTCAGGGCCACCAAGGTCGGCAAGGACACGGCCCTGGCTCAGATCATCAACCTGGTGGAAGAGGCCCAGGGCTCCAAGGCCCCTATCCAGGCGTTGGCGGATCTCATTTCGGCTTATTTCGTTCCGGGTGTGGTAGTAATCGCCCTGGTCGCTTTCGGCATCTGGATGCTGGCCGGCCAGAGCTTCATCTTCGCCCTGACCGTGTTCATCGCTGTGCTCATCATTGCCTGTCCCTGCGCCCTGGGGCTGGCAACCCCCACCGCCGTCATGGTGGGCACCGGGTTGGGTGCCAAGAACGGGGTCCTCATCAAGAGCGCGGAGGCGCTTCAGATAGCACATAAAATAGACACGGTGGTGTTCGACAAGACAGGCACATTGACCAAAGGGGAACCCGAGTTAACCGATGTGGGGACCTTCGGGGACTGGGACTCCGACCTTTTGCTTCAACTTGCCGCTTCCGTCGAGAAGAACTCGGAACACCCTCTGGGAGAGGCGATCGTGAACGGCGCTCTTGCCAAGGGTCTGGAGTTGACGCCGCCTGAGGACTTTATCTCCATTACCGGGAAAGGTGTCGAGGGCACTGTGAACAGCCGGAAAGTTGTCATCGGAAACCGGGCCTACTTTACCGAGGCGGGTCTGGACCTGAAGGACGCAGACGAGGCGATGACCGGGCTTGAGGAGCAGGGCAAAACGTCGATGATCGTCGGTGTTGACAACGATGTTGCCGGAATCCTGGCGGTGGCCGACACCCTTAAGGAACACTCTGCGGCGGCTGTCGGGGCTCTGCAAAAGATGGGTAAGGAGGTGGTAATGATCACCGGCGACAATAGAAGGACCGCTAAGGCCATCGCCGCCCAGGTGGGGATAAACAGGGTGCTTAGCGAGGTGCTTCCCCAGGACAAATCAGCCGAGGTGAAAAAACTCCAGGACGATGGTCTCAAGGTCGCCATGGTTGGGGACGGCATCAACGACGCCCCCGCGCTGATCCAGGCGGACATCGGGATCGCCATCGGCAGCGGCACGGATGTGGCTATAGAATCAGGCGACATCGTGCTTATCAAGGACGACATCCGGGATGTGGTCATGGCCATGGATCTGTCCAGCTTCGCCATGCGCAAGATCAAACAGAACCTTTTCTGGGCCTTTATATACAACGCCCTCGGTCTCCCCATTGCCGCCGGCATCCTGTATCCGTTCACAGGGTTTCTGCTCAGTCCGATCATCGCCGGAGCGGCTATGGCCTTCAGCTCCGTGTCCGTCGTTACAAACTCACTACTGATGCGCAGGTACAGGCGCAGGATATGA
- the larE gene encoding ATP-dependent sacrificial sulfur transferase LarE gives MGKTLKTAAVPGAKLAHLREILRKLGSVVVAYSGGVDSTFLMWVAADELGNRALAVTARSETYPKREGEEAVSMAEGFGFRHRVMETSELAIPNFRHNPPERCYYCKSELFATMRMIADEEGLRHVADGSTVSDIADYRPGRKAAEEQNVVSPLIQARLNKEEVRTLSKELGIPTWNKPAFACLASRFPYHEEITEEKLSRVALAEEYLRSLGIRQYRVRHHGNLARIEVEPGDIEVLLKQEDLVGRFRELGFTYVTVDLEGYRQGSMNDTLTVQSMNEKR, from the coding sequence ATGGGAAAAACTTTGAAAACTGCAGCAGTACCCGGTGCAAAACTGGCTCATCTGCGGGAGATCCTCAGGAAGCTGGGATCAGTCGTCGTCGCCTATTCCGGAGGGGTCGACAGCACCTTTCTTATGTGGGTCGCCGCCGATGAGCTGGGGAACAGGGCCTTGGCGGTCACAGCCCGCTCGGAGACCTATCCGAAGCGTGAAGGCGAAGAAGCGGTGTCCATGGCCGAGGGGTTCGGGTTTCGCCACCGCGTCATGGAAACCTCAGAACTGGCGATCCCCAACTTCCGCCACAATCCTCCGGAGCGATGCTATTATTGCAAATCGGAGCTGTTTGCCACCATGCGCATGATCGCCGACGAGGAGGGCCTCAGACACGTGGCGGACGGGTCTACAGTAAGCGACATTGCCGACTACCGACCCGGCCGGAAGGCCGCAGAAGAGCAGAACGTGGTTTCACCCCTCATCCAGGCGAGACTGAACAAAGAAGAGGTTCGAACCCTGTCGAAGGAACTCGGGATTCCCACCTGGAACAAACCCGCCTTCGCCTGCCTCGCCAGCCGCTTCCCCTACCATGAGGAGATAACAGAGGAGAAGCTGTCCCGGGTGGCCCTTGCGGAGGAGTACCTTCGATCTCTCGGTATCCGACAATACCGTGTCCGTCACCACGGAAACCTTGCACGCATCGAGGTCGAACCGGGGGACATCGAGGTCCTTCTGAAACAGGAGGACCTCGTTGGGCGCTTTCGTGAGCTCGGGTTTACTTACGTAACGGTAGACCTTGAGGGCTATCGACAGGGGAGCATGAACGACACGTTGACTGTTCAGTCAATGAACGAGAAGAGATGA
- a CDS encoding isoprenylcysteine carboxylmethyltransferase family protein, with translation MSQNYAYGKWPLVVGMIIVALFFITRYIPIKTKFEKRSGGVLYTFIIALFAEMYGFPLTIYILSTQFGLKIPLTHSYGHLSAYLLTFLGIKIAYGWALVMIVSNVVIVFGVIWITKGWSQVYHSDGKLVTTGIYSRMRHPQYSGIILVAIGFLIQWPTLITLFLFPFLIVMYYRLAMREEHDVEEVYGPEYIDYKKNVPAFIPRLKLGLLTAK, from the coding sequence ATGAGCCAGAACTACGCATATGGGAAATGGCCCCTGGTTGTGGGAATGATCATTGTAGCCCTTTTCTTTATAACCAGGTACATCCCTATAAAAACTAAATTCGAAAAACGCAGCGGCGGTGTGTTGTACACCTTTATCATCGCTCTTTTTGCCGAAATGTATGGTTTCCCGCTTACTATCTATATATTATCAACACAGTTCGGACTCAAGATCCCTTTGACACACTCATATGGTCACCTGTCCGCTTATCTCCTCACCTTTTTGGGAATCAAGATAGCTTACGGCTGGGCATTAGTGATGATCGTGAGTAACGTTGTCATTGTTTTTGGCGTGATATGGATCACCAAAGGGTGGAGCCAGGTTTATCATTCGGATGGCAAACTCGTAACAACGGGAATCTATTCCAGAATGCGTCATCCCCAATACAGCGGGATCATCCTGGTTGCCATAGGTTTTTTAATCCAATGGCCGACACTAATTACCCTGTTCCTGTTCCCCTTTCTTATAGTGATGTATTACAGGCTCGCCATGAGGGAAGAACACGATGTCGAGGAAGTATACGGACCGGAATATATCGACTATAAGAAAAATGTACCGGCCTTTATTCCTCGTCTTAAGCTTGGTCTCTTGACAGCAAAATAA
- a CDS encoding acetamidase: MAGNNEKVVVSTYTNGILDPDEPMLGPVKDGGTIEANTMPGCWGPMITPHLRGGHEVTRPVYVENAEPGDALAIRIREIKVTSAATASGQDRMVDGHFLGDPYVAKKCPGCDTMHPETTIEGIGQNAVRCSNCGTVITAFQFENGYTVVFNEERSLGVTVDKETAERIARNARNYAQLSGNCTQHSALLFAPHDLSGVISRMRPFMGQLGTTPAVKMPDSHNAGDFGVFLIGAPHDYAITDEQLELRTDGHMDIDAVRPGAILVAPVKVPGAGVYMGDMHALQGDGEIAGHTMDVSGVVTVQVEVVKGRELRGPVLFPLVEDLPYLAMPFNSEEGAKAEILAKQWDLPRLEKSAPISVVGTGADLNKATENGLQRAADILGMSVPEVKNRATITGAIEIGRLPGVVQVTFLAPLENLKSAGLLPFVSEQYGIG; encoded by the coding sequence ATGGCAGGCAATAATGAAAAAGTCGTCGTTTCAACTTACACAAACGGCATTCTGGACCCCGACGAGCCGATGCTAGGTCCGGTAAAGGATGGTGGTACCATTGAGGCAAACACAATGCCTGGTTGTTGGGGGCCGATGATAACCCCTCACCTCAGGGGTGGTCATGAGGTAACTCGGCCGGTTTATGTGGAAAATGCAGAACCGGGGGATGCTCTCGCCATCAGAATCCGGGAGATAAAAGTCACATCCGCCGCCACAGCCTCCGGGCAGGATCGTATGGTTGATGGACATTTCCTTGGTGATCCATATGTGGCTAAGAAATGTCCCGGGTGCGATACCATGCATCCTGAGACAACGATAGAGGGAATCGGCCAAAATGCAGTACGCTGTTCCAATTGCGGCACCGTAATAACGGCCTTTCAGTTCGAGAATGGCTATACTGTCGTTTTCAACGAGGAGAGATCTCTCGGGGTGACCGTGGATAAAGAAACAGCGGAGCGAATTGCCCGCAATGCCAGGAATTACGCCCAGCTTTCGGGAAATTGCACGCAGCACTCAGCCCTGCTCTTTGCTCCTCACGACCTCAGCGGAGTCATATCCCGGATGAGACCCTTCATGGGTCAGCTCGGAACAACCCCTGCCGTGAAAATGCCGGATTCTCACAATGCCGGCGATTTCGGGGTGTTTCTTATTGGTGCGCCCCATGATTATGCAATTACCGATGAGCAACTCGAACTGCGCACCGACGGACACATGGATATCGACGCGGTCCGGCCCGGAGCGATACTGGTGGCTCCTGTGAAGGTGCCTGGCGCAGGCGTATATATGGGCGACATGCACGCGCTCCAGGGAGACGGAGAAATTGCCGGACACACTATGGATGTGTCCGGGGTCGTGACGGTGCAGGTCGAGGTGGTGAAGGGACGGGAGCTTCGGGGACCGGTACTTTTTCCCCTTGTCGAAGATCTCCCTTACCTGGCTATGCCTTTTAACTCCGAGGAAGGAGCAAAAGCCGAAATACTGGCAAAACAATGGGACCTTCCAAGACTGGAGAAATCCGCTCCTATCTCTGTCGTTGGAACGGGAGCTGATTTAAATAAGGCTACGGAAAACGGGTTGCAGCGAGCTGCCGATATCTTAGGGATGAGCGTTCCGGAAGTGAAGAACCGCGCCACAATTACCGGAGCTATTGAAATCGGCCGTCTACCGGGAGTTGTTCAGGTTACCTTCCTGGCGCCACTGGAGAATTTGAAAAGCGCCGGTCTCCTTCCCTTTGTAAGTGAGCAATATGGAATTGGTTAG